In Streptomyces camelliae, the sequence ACGGCAGGCGGCCGAACTGCTCCCGGCCACGCTGACGGGCGCGGAGGCGGAACTGGCGAAGGCCCGACGGGGGGCCGGCACCCCACTGCCCCCCGGCGAACTGCACGCCCGGCTGGCCCACGCGGACACGGTGCTGGCCGCCGTACGGGAGGAGCTGACGACGGGCCCGTACGACCCGCTGGACGCGCTGCACCGGATCACACGGGCGGTACGGCGGCTGGAGAACGGCCGCGAGGGCGTGGTGTCCGCGGCGGCTGTGCTGGTGGCCCGCGACTCCGTGTCCGGGGCGGAGGAGTTCATAGCGGTGCACCGAGGCGCGGTGGGCCCGGAGGCCCGGGTGCGCCTGGCGGAAGCAATACGCGAACTGGCCGCGCACGACGCCGACCGTGCCGACGCAGCGTCCCGCGAAGCCCGGGACCGAGCCGAACAGAACGTCCGCACCCACGGCACCCCGTACGCGGACATCCCCCACGCCGCCCCGGGCCTGGCGGGCGCGATCCTGGGCGGCATCCTCCTGCCGGAACCCCCCGGCACCGACATCCCGGCAGCCTACGGCGGCCCGGAGACAAGAGCCCGCCACCACGCACCCGAGCCCCCGTGACCGCCGACACCGTGACCGCCGGCACCGTGTCAGCCGGCACCGTGTCAGCCGGCGTCGGTCAGAAGAGGCTCAGCAACGCCTCCGCCGGGTCGGTGAGGGGCGACTCTCCCCCGGGCAACGGCAGTTCGAACCACACCGTCTTGCCGCGAGGCGTCCGGCGCGAGCCCCACGCCGCGCTGAGCAACCCCACCAGCTGCAACCCCCGGCCGCCCTCGTCCGTGTCCCGGGCGCGTCGTCGGCGAGGCTGGACCAGGCCCGAGTCCCAGACCTCGCACACCAGAGTCCGGTCCAGCAGCAGCCGTAGCCGGATCTCCCCCTCGCCGTACCGCAACGCGTTGGTGACCAGCTCGCTGACCAGCAGTTCCGTGGTGTCGACCAGCGCCTCCAGGTCCCAGCTCAGCAGCTGCCCCCGGGCGTACTCCCGAGCCCGCCCCACACTGCGCGGCTCCCTCGGCAGCGTCCAGTCGCCGACGGACTCGGCCGGCAGCCCCTGCACCCGCGCCATCAGCAGCGCGATGTCGTCCTCGCCGTGATGGGTGTCGAGGGTGTTGAGGACGTGGTCGCAGACGTCCTCCAGCTGCCGGGCGGGATCGGTCAGCGCGCCGACGAACGCCTGCAGCCCCTCGTCCAGCGGATGGTCACGGGACTCGACCAGGCCGTCCGTGTAGAGAGCCAGCAGGGCTCCCTCCGGGAGTTCCACCTCGACTTCCTCGAACGGCTCGCCGCCCACGCCGAGCGGCATGCCGGGCGGCACGTCCAGCATGAGCGCAGGCTCGCCGGGCTCGACCAGCACCGGCGGCAGATGGCCCGCATTGGCGAACGTACAGCGTCTGGTGACGGAGTCGTACACGGCGTACACGCAGGTCGCCAGGTAGACCTCGGAGAGGTCGGCGTCCCGGGGCTGGCGGGCCGTACGGGTCGCTCCCTGCACCCCGCCCGGCGTACCGAGCCCCCGGGCGATCTCGTCCAGCGCCGAGAGCACCTCGGCCGGTTCGAGGTCCAGCAGGGCCAATGTCCGTACCGCGGTGCGGAGTTCACCCATCGCGACCGCCGCCCGCAGTCCCCGCCCCATCACGTCGCCGACCACCAACGCCGTACGGTGACCGGGCAGTTCGATCACGTCGAACCAGTCGCCGCCCACCTCGGTCGCCGCGTTGCCGGGCAGATAGCGGCAGGCGATGTCCAGCCCGGAGGCCTCGGGGTCGCCCGGCGGGAGCAGGGACCGTTGCAGGATCAGCGCCCGCTCGTGCTCTCTGCGGTACAGCCGCGCGTTGTCGATGCAGACGGCCGCGCGCGCCGCCAACTCCACCGCCAGATCCCGGTCACGGTCGCCGAACGGCTCGCTGCCCTTCGTCCGGGCGAACTGCGCGAGGCCTACGACGGTGTCGTGGGCGACCATCGGCACGGCCAGCGTGGACTGCACGAGGCCGCCGTCCTCCGGCGGCACGGCTTG encodes:
- a CDS encoding SpoIIE family protein phosphatase, encoding MSEIPAKATESEDPSDGARDQADDVRNPAAVAAAHSGAASGDAMWQSSPPGSIYDYIRVASFSISPGGLVDQWSLRAEQLFGVPAARAVGMDPIEAFVDPDLRERGQRKMAEILDGREWTGVVPFRMPDGPDGARGEEGLAEVYVMPTRTAEGDKAAVCIVVDVRTLRSIETDLAASQAIFGQSPFGFLLIDSDLRVRRANERFASVFGGSPDDHRGKGVHDYLQRGEAERVSATLRRVLESGQSITDMHVTGYVPDSAERRHWSVNLYRVHGGSGRPIGIAWLGTDITARRAAAREAAAARRNLALLNEAGARIGNSLDLETTARELLDVVVPGFCDLATVDLYQGLLTRDETPPGRADGSAELRRVAFASAVSGVPFGVSGEPVEVGAVHHFPFNSPCADALRTARPQAVPPEDGGLVQSTLAVPMVAHDTVVGLAQFARTKGSEPFGDRDRDLAVELAARAAVCIDNARLYRREHERALILQRSLLPPGDPEASGLDIACRYLPGNAATEVGGDWFDVIELPGHRTALVVGDVMGRGLRAAVAMGELRTAVRTLALLDLEPAEVLSALDEIARGLGTPGGVQGATRTARQPRDADLSEVYLATCVYAVYDSVTRRCTFANAGHLPPVLVEPGEPALMLDVPPGMPLGVGGEPFEEVEVELPEGALLALYTDGLVESRDHPLDEGLQAFVGALTDPARQLEDVCDHVLNTLDTHHGEDDIALLMARVQGLPAESVGDWTLPREPRSVGRAREYARGQLLSWDLEALVDTTELLVSELVTNALRYGEGEIRLRLLLDRTLVCEVWDSGLVQPRRRRARDTDEGGRGLQLVGLLSAAWGSRRTPRGKTVWFELPLPGGESPLTDPAEALLSLF